GGCGGTGCGAAATTTAGTATTCCCAATATGATTTTTCagccaatttttaaaagttggtaacatactattagtaagtttatttgagcagatatcgtaatcggacatattttgaggcctagatttaataTAAGCGCACCACCATGTTTTTTTTGCAgagttttgggttgggtagttcccgaaaataattttacattccacatcaaaattaatatcagattcggaaagtagtaattgagacctttaatttgataccccacatgatcgcATTAGGTGGAAACAAATTTACTTTCCGtttcccctttaaactccacctaaatttcgGTCagatcgatttagccgttttggaaaaaaaagggtgtgccagacagacagacaccgaatcgatttaataaggttttgttttacaaaaaaccttaaaaacgaagatCAGTGAGAGAGCCCCCAAAGCGTTCGACAGATTCTGTTGACAAAGACAGTGTACCACAGCTCGGATTTCAAAACCGGAGGACCTGATCGATCCATCGAGATGGCTGGAGAAAGAACGCCTGAATATCGAAGCTCCAAGTGGGCTGTAAATCCCCGACGACGACAATTAGGATTAGTGGGATAGTCCCTTCTTATCGAGGGTGTTGCTTGGAATCATAGGCCAGCCTTATTATTTTAGTTTGTCCGAAACCTTACGAGAGGGGGGTGGAAAGGGGAGATAATTTCAGTGAAAACAAGGGGGCCCGCATAATGTTTATCCCAGAACTGTATAATTCTCATTCTGGACCCGGTATTCTCATTTATTTGACACCCTGGACCCGGATTTCCTTTCTACAGCCCTGCATTGCCTGCATACTTAGTTCTCCCGCTTCGACTGATAATGTTTCTCCTTCTTACATAATCCCTGCTCGTATAAAGCTAGAGTTAGGCGCTCTTCCATCTTGTGTTTATCCCTTGTTGGGGTAGATTTGTTTTCTCATTAGTGCTGAAGATTCTTTTTTACTCGAGGCGATTACATTTTGCATACATGCGACAAATTTAAATACATAAAACACCGTGACGACTTCTAGCAAAGTGATATCACGGAAggtatttttcttcttcagagTTTCGTAAGCATTTGGCGATGATGACTAGAGTTCAAGGTCAATTCTCACTGGAGATATTAGCCAAGCTGCTGATTACGATGGAGACTAATAAttccaatttattttattgaaatccgCCGACTCAAGTTTGGTGTACAACCGGAAAAGGAATGAAATAAACAAAGAATCGCCTTCTTCACTTAAAAAATTCAACTTCGAGTATTATTCCTTCGAATTAAATGAGTTCCGCGATATCCGGAGAGAATATCAACTATTCATCAATCGACCCCCGTGCTACCTTCAGAGCCTAGAGAAGTGAGCTCGAAAAAGTGTTCTCTTTGCTACTGTATACCTGCCCAAGCCACGATTATTTATTGCCTTCAGGGCCGCTGACCCGCAGCAAATGACTCACCCCAGAAGAGCTGCATCAAGAAAACAGGTTTCGTATTCTATGAAATCAACAGACTTTATTATGTATATCTTACAAACAGTTCgccaaaaaatattaaagcttCTTTGTCTTGTGCAAAACGAGTTGCTAAGAAACTACAGAATCAATGGAACTATCGCAAATTTCGTACTTGAGTTTCCCTCGATGCACAACCACATGTTCCTCGCCTACTACCCTGTGAGGCTCCTTTCAAGAGTAAAATCGTATTCTGTATTGAAGTGCAATTGTCGCGTCATCATCGCTAGAATTCCGTCCAGCTCCATTTGGATTGTTTCGTAGGAATCGCCGCTGCTCAATTCCGGGGACAATTTGAAGGGAACTCCCTGTAGATAGGGCGGTGGAAGCGTGTCCTGCCGCGGCAAGCCACCATGACCATGGTGGCCTGGGTGAAAAGGTCCTGGCGGAATGGTAGGGTACATGCTTCCTGACGGAGGCGGCTGCGGTTCCGCGGGATCTTTCTTCTCAACAAAGATGAACTCGTCGCCCCCAGATGCAGGTTGTGGGACGTTGTGGGATGGAATCGGATCTGCTTCTTCGGGAGGTGTGTCaggacttttcttcttcccaaatATAGCCGCGAACATTCTGATTTTCTAGAGTACTTTGACTGATAAGTAGAAAAAGGTTCTGGAATAAGTTAAAACTAGTTAACTACGTAGATTGATTTCTGTACAACTTCCTACGCTACTGTGAATGTCAAGTTTATTGTTTTGACAGTGGGGTGACATCTGGAAAGTTGTTCCCTTCCAAGAAGACCAGATGAGAGGCTGGAAATAATGACGAATTTCCCTTTATGGAGTGAAGTACGTACGGCggctaaatttcaaaataaagtttCCAATAATTATTTTACAACAAACTATTCCTCGTTTGAATCTCTGACAAAATGCTTCTGGTTCCGGGGAACATATTCCAATTTGTCAGGAAACGTATTTCAAAGTGCCGTTTTGTACACGATTcaacaataaaattaatttttcaatgaCAATCAATCAATTGTTTTGAACAGTCCAATTAAttcaaaacaataattttttcgGACAAATTGTCTCTCCAAAGCCAATAATCTGAGTTTCTATAGTCTTTGCTTTTATGGTTTAAAACGGAAAAGGTTTTCAGAATTAAACTAATTTATTTTGTTCGATAGATCGTGAACTTAGTTATCCCTAAATATGCTGCAAAGATTTCAAAAGGAAATTCGAGCTCTTTTAGATTTTACAAGCCTAGAACTCAGTTATTATCGGGTACCGGTTCAGACACAACCGCCCAAAATGCGctcgctttatgtccttacgtaaTTTTGGTGTTACTCCCTTGAACGAGCGAGAGAGTGAGGaatgtcttcatatccgaaaagagatttttcaaggattttttttcaaacgtgtttttctcaaaatgactaTTTTCACGTTTGCGAGAATTCTAActcaaagaaagaaagaaaagaatatgaaccaacatttgaAATGATCTTATATTTTCAAGGGTGCCTTTTTTGCATAATCAGtggaaaaatggtgaaaattgaattttttgggGAACActtgcaaaatttttaattttaactatATTTACCTGCATGTTCATATTATTACTAatgcaaattaaaatatttttgctttcatataaaaattggAATTGCCACAcgacgaaattgaccgtgaaggttttCCCGCAAATGTTggagctccatcgaagtgttccgtaGACACGTGCTTGTATCCCTCTGTGCCAGCCATAATCGGGAATGTGCCAAAccagatgcaaccctggtggacctaacttttgatttcatcatcatgCTCAATGAcataacaaccgatatccgggctaggcctgccttagtacggAACTCCCGATATTGCGGATTTACGACgccatccaccaattcgatatgaaaTGATATCTTGACTCAAACATCTCAACTACACTAATACCATGTGATTTTCGCGTTAATGGGGTTGGTGTCATTAATTTCTTCGCCTCTACTTGAACTTGCTGAAAttgtaaaaagaaaatcaacTGGAAAAGTGAAGCATTATAAGAGCGTAAAACAAACGAGTATATGATTGCTTAAGTTGCTTTATTTGCACCCCCTCAACACGCATCATTCCGCATTGACACCATAACAATAGCTTCCGCGGTGGATTGTAAAGAGATAAACAACGACGACAAACTGCGCAAATGTTGAATGACATAAGCGAACTTCTATACTGTGTACCAACGCGGACAATCGACAACGCCGAAATAGttgcatcgctgtgatgcgccgttttgatactaAAAACTCCTAAGGTCGTGACTGCTGAAAGATAAGAGGAGCAAAATCCAGTCAACACGGATCTTTAGAGCCAACTCATAGCATTTACGAATGAAAGCAGCGTTCCCACCTTGCAATTAATAATTTCTTTGTAGTCCCCAAAAGAATTGTTCACCTAGTGTCCACAAACTGGCTCTAGCTAAAGGTGGGCAatcacaaaggaagtgcctaAGGGTTCCTCCTTCCTCCCAGCAACTTAGGCAATGCGGGGTAGGGTATGCTGAGTCTGGTGATATGGTTCACTATAGCCCGCTAACCTGTACACATTTACACGCGTGTCGCTCAAAAGCTCTCGCGGTCGGGTTTTCTTATAGGCTAGTCAGATCCTCATCGACTTGCTGCATTTAGTCATTTGAAGTCAGCGGTTGTTAGGTGGTGcatgaaagggggggggggcttaacgtgagtacctgccgcataggcataatcccacggtcctcttcggaccggattgattttgggaccacaatcagagccccgccatgtaagcacagcggtcctggtttatactgagtgcaggctcagcattcataccagtggatgcgaggcctatctaacacttctgccgcaactaaggggtgcggcacccgagttgtgcaGCGCAagtccacgcttgagctccgaggagctctgctcgcaatgtaggcataaccacaaccgccatgaaactcccactagggggccaaccgcaaataacatgGCCGagaacatcctccaggaattctcctggagcatatgccctcagagggccatcccggttcccgtggtaccagataaccttcggtgAGGCGGGTGACATAGAGCATGACACTTGGACTGTTCAGTGTCATATAATAGAACTGCACGTTAGGATAGAACGAACCGCGGCTATGTATATGCAGATTATCTTCGCAGAAGACTCCATTTTGTTGCAGGCCGAGAAGTAGCTTTTGTCAAGCCCCAGTTCTATCttcagtctccaatttaacttaggacTCAGCATCACGTCTAGATGCTTTACGTCGAAGGAAAGAGCAAATCTCTATTTATTTAGCCGTGGGAGGTGAAATTCGGGCACTCGTGCGTTGGTGGCAAATATCATCAGCTCCGAACGGTAAATTTCTAGAAGCTGTGGCAtcactttttctttttatttctgcAGGATAACGGGCGACAGACACTGTTTATCGTCTAACTGATTTTGTGATTGTGGCTTTGTACTCTCAAAGCAAGGTCACCGTCCTTTTCGCTGGCGTGGCAGTAGGTTCCATCAGGAGATTCTAAGGTCCAGAATCTATCTGATTCTCATAGACTTCCTGGGGCTTTTTCTATGTTCTGGCAATAGTCCAGCCAGGGATAATTACTGGGAGTGATGATCGGTAACTTGTATCTATTCAGACAGACCATTTTTGACCGCCAGTATTTACGCTTGCAGCAAATGTTGAAGACCTCCCTGGTCAACTTTCTGAAattggacagatcttcattccaccacggcgcATTTGCAGGGTACGGTGCTTTAAAGGCAGATTTGAATGCCTTTTTCAGAGTTGATAGTACTGGAGAGTTGTTCTTGATAATTTGATCAAATTTCCTCTAGTCGATCCTTTCGGGGGGACCTCAACCTCAGATCTTTACTCTGAAAACCCCATTGTCGATTAGTACGGTGATATCATGCGCCTAATTCGTCACacttctataataataataatcgttggcgcaacaatccatattggatcagggccttgaagtatgttagagcacttcattcaagaccgtaacggtacactacagtagtacactgtaggaggcaatgtggtcagcattgcgttcgccctagattattagcctgatttgacactggtatcattcacagctgagtcgactggtattcgacgtcaaatcacgatacaaatcccgctgccaccagtgagatttgaaccgcgaccttccgtacgacagccttgtgctctaaccactcagctatccggacacttagtTCTATGAGCTGGAAAAATAGAAAGCTTAAGTACGGGCTCCTACCACACACCGATAAATTTATGTTCCAAATAAAGTCTAACTAAGTCCCATCTCTTTCGTTCATTTCGGAGCagcatcagcccgtttttcacgccTTTTCTGACGTTTTTCTAAAGGAAAATTGCAGAGGACATGCGCTTTACAATTCCTGCGCATTTCCCGATAAGCCTCTCTTCTTCGGCTCTAACAAGTACAGTCGGCTGGACCCCCACTCGGCTTCTATCCAAATCCACCTGAGTTTCAATTTTTCCTGGCCTTCATTCCTGGAACTAAAGCACTACAGGATACTGGAATTGCAATGCAGATACAGGGCTCCAGTATTATTGTGTTTCGATTTCTTCCTCTAAGAGCAAGACTAACAGTTTAATTGAGGTACATTTCGAGTGCTCCTGATTTTTCTGtgctaccctcagcatgatcagcTTACGTGGACAGAATGTCAGTCTTCATCAAACCGTTGTTCTTCATGTTCTTCAATAGGTGGTTGGCCGCATCGACTCCGTCCAGGTCATCGTCCAGTTTCGTAACACTTTTgtttttgcgttcctgactctaAACCGAGAAAAGTTtgactcctcctcctcctccttgatcAACACCCAGCTGTCATTGGCTAGCGCCGACTGTAAGTTCGACGACTGCTGTCTCCTTATTGATGCAGCAGTTCAATGATCCGACGATAAGCCTGGAACCAACACCTCTACTTTTTCTGTTGAAgtcggtttttgttttttaatttaaatgtaTGTAGTGACTGCACAAGTAATCCGAGAAAAAATGATCATCCAGATTAGCTCGTCTAGCCCAAGGTATGTCCCGACTCTTTACACACTTGACCGGTCCGAAGACAGTTTTCAGTGACCACCGGAAGTtcatgtgaggacttgccgtATTGATGGTACATAATTCGTATCACTTtgagtatactttttctgttgaaataaagCACCCCGCCTGAATCCGATTAGCACTCGGGAGTTTGGCGAACTCGGTGAACACCACTGATTTGAATTGCGCGCCCTGGTCCAACGTAAAAGTAAGTGGTGAGCCGAAAACGCCGGTCCATTGTTGAAGCTTGTCGGTTGGGTACTGGGATGGCTGTTGGCTATCTGAACTATCTGTCGATTATCGTGAGATAGTATTGATACTCCTGCACTAACGGAAGCTTTATAAGGTCTTGGCGTACTCGTGCGATGTCCCTTTCAGCATCCTTCCAGAGGAATCTCGGCTCATAAGACGAGCTGTAGCTTCATTGGTTGATTTGTCATACAAAATGGAATAGGCGTCGATACTTAACCGTTGAAGGTTTAGTGATGTAGAACTAAAAATCGCCGCATCACCCGATTGTGCCTTACCAACAGCTTCGTGGCTAATTATTGCAGCGGTACATGTTCGCAAATGAGTATCAGTGATGATGTTGACCCCCCTCTTAACGCCATGCAACGAGACTTGCTGTAAAAATCCAACTCCTGCTCAAGTGTCGCATGGCATATTGGAAGCACTCGAAGACAACAGAGCATCTGGTACCAAGAATATGGTCGTGGCGTCTGCTTTGCTTCGCTGGAATGCCGTCACGCTAAACGAACCTTCCTTGGGAAGAAAACGACAAAGCTCGGGGCGAACTCAGGCTTCCGGAAACTCTCGATAGACTGATCTTTTGTGTCGGAGTTTTGATTCATTCCTCGGAAGTGATGTGCCAAGATATTCTAATTCTGTTATTCTATAGTTATCCTAGGCAGAATCAATCCATGCTACTGAAGCATGTATGGAGGTTCAGCTgaaggcattgctcgaccataCAATATCGCGTTGATTGATGTCCTTGAAAGTttggaattaatttttaatttaaggtGCAAAGGGTTCCAACAATCGCAATATAAATACAAATttaagaacatcaccgatagcGACGTTAACAAACTTCAAACTTCCTTAATTCCATTACTTCAATAAGTTGAATAAAGGGTGTATATACTTTAATCCAGAAGCATTGAAGTTTGGCTTGTCTGTTCTCTATGTGACGATTCCGTTTTCTGAAGAAGTAAAAAAAGTTCAAATAGAATTTGGTGGATGTCCCAGAAGCTGGGTTTGGAAATATCAATGATGGTGACACATCATGAAGAGTTTTTGAAAATTCAGAAAGGTCTTCCAGGATCACCGGAACGGTCCATAAaatgttaatgcatgaagcCCAAGTTATAAGACGTGCGGTATTACCGACATGACAGTTACCGTCCCCAGGGCTCATCAGTGACCTTTTATGGGTCGCTTGCTACATAGGGAGAGACGTCTTCGAGGTGCCCGCGCAAATAGTTTTTACCCCCTCAGCtcgcagtatacctgcgtcctaggtagtagccttgaaaaTGCctttcggtgaagagcgaaccgcaaaTGGGGCGCAACTGGCGCTGCGGGGATGGCCACTCCAATACCTGTAGTGTCCGTGTTCCGAAAAAGCCCAGTCAGGAACGATAGTGCTGAGCAGTTGGATTTGGACGCGAACCGAGTAAAAGTCGAGTCGACCATCCTAGCTAAAGCTGAacaggaaaggctcatcagaaaatgaTGTAACTGGAGAAAccactggaccgcatttccttctgTAG
The DNA window shown above is from Hermetia illucens chromosome 5, iHerIll2.2.curated.20191125, whole genome shotgun sequence and carries:
- the LOC119658056 gene encoding uncharacterized protein LOC119658056, giving the protein MFAAIFGKKKSPDTPPEEADPIPSHNVPQPASGGDEFIFVEKKDPAEPQPPPSGSMYPTIPPGPFHPGHHGHGGLPRQDTLPPPYLQGVPFKLSPELSSGDSYETIQMELDGILAMMTRQLHFNTEYDFTLERSLTG